One Takifugu rubripes chromosome 2, fTakRub1.2, whole genome shotgun sequence genomic region harbors:
- the trmt5 gene encoding tRNA (guanine(37)-N(1))-methyltransferase: MWRYVSRACSPTFMRRNLNSVVAVVDFCSAVSVSALISASGVVKGMEQKIYRPPPQVRGMTCLDREAFTQTITVPALRVPTGVLNKVVKSLKKSTIQRPGLPRVIHDKEECSDFRLVLLDPHKVTSAASFSEDEAEALRSFDVPEELQNYELQLTYHNLKTEEVLEAVLPQGQDVTSAFSRVGHIAHMNLREHQLPYKSLIGQVIIDKNPGITCVVNKTNIIDSTYRNFKMEMLAGEENMVAKVKENGVSYEFDFSRVYWNPRLSTEHQRVVELVKRGDAVFDVFAGVGPFAIPAARLGANVVANDLNPESHRWLQHNCKLNKVENKVRTFNLDGRAFIQGPLKQELPALLKGKMRVHIVMNLPALALEFLDAFRGLLHESPSDGTLPTVYCYCFSKDENPETDVVKRASHSLGFPLEGRSSVHFVRNVAPNKDMLCVRFSLPTEVVFSGDHGQTDSSSEPAPKRQKCEEAADSASYIHSSVSEG, from the exons ATGTGGAG GTATGTTTCTCGCGCTTGTTCACCTACATTCATGCGAAGGAATCTAAACTCTGTCGTTGCGGTCGTCGATTTCTGCTCTGCGGTCTCTGTGTCAGCTTTAATTTCTGCTAGCGGTGTCGTCAAAGGAATGGAGCAGAAAATCTACCGCCCACCTCCACAAGTTCGAGGTATGACTTGTCTGGACAGGGAGGCCTTCACACAGACTATTACTGTCCCAGCTCTGAGGGTGCCAACTGGGGTGTTAAATAAAGTGGTGAAGAGCCTGAAAAAGTCGACTATCCAGCGGCCAGGTTTGCCCAGAGTGATACACGATAAAGAGGAGTGTAGTGACTTCCGTCTGGTCTTGTTGGACCCCCACAAAGTGACGTCTGCAGCCTCGTTCAGTGAAGATGAAGCCGAAGCTCTGAGGTCGTTTGATGTGCCCGAGGAGCTGCAAAACTATGAGCTCCAACTCACTTATCACAACCTAAAGACAGAGGAGGTCCTGGAAGCCGTGCTTCCGCAAGGTCAAGATGTGACCTCTGCATTCAGTCGGGTGGGCCACATCGCACACATGAACCTGAGAGAGCACCAACTCCCCTACAAGAGCCTCATAG GTCAAGTCATTATAGACAAAAACCCTGGAATTACCTGTGTGGTCAATAAGACAAATATCATTGACTCCACCTATCGCAACTTCAAGATGGAGATGCTAGCAGGGGAAGAGAACATGGTTGCCAAA GTGAAAGAGAACGGCGTCTCATACGAGTTTGACTTCTCTCGTGTTTACTGGAATCCTCGGCTCAGCACAGAACACCAGCGTGTTGTGGAGCTCGTCAAACGCGGCGACGCAGTCTTTGACGTCTTTGCTGGCGTTGGTCCTTTCGCCATCCCCGCCGCCCGCTTAGGTGCAAACGTTGTAGCCAACGATCTCAACCCCGAGTCCCACAGGTGGCTGCAGCACAACTGCAAACTCAACAAGGTAGAGAACAAAGTCCGGACCTTTAACCTGGACGGCAGAGCCTTCATCCAGGGACCTCTGAAGCAGGAGCTGCCTGCATTGTTGAAGGGAAAAATGAGGGTTCATATTGTAATGAACCTGCCTGCGTTGGCTCTGGAGTTCCTGGATGCCTTCAGGGGCCTTTTGCACGAGTCCCCCAGCGACGGGACCCTCCCCACAGTGTACTGCTACTGTTTCTCTAAGGACGAAAACCCTGAGACAGATGTGGTGAAGAGAGCGTCTCACAGTCTTGGCTTCCCCCTGGAGGGGCGAAGTTCTGTTCATTTTGTGCGCAACGTTGCTCCTAATAAAGATATgctgtgtgtgagattctcaCTCCCTACAGAGGTGGTCTTCAGCGGTGATCACGGACAGACAG ATTCCTCATCAGAACCTGCTCCAAAGAGGCAGAAGTGTGAAGAAGCTGCAGATTCTGCCAGTTATATTCATTCATCGGTATCAGAAGGTTAA